Within bacterium, the genomic segment GAGCAGCAGGTTCGCGACCAACTACAGTCCTTGCTGGGACAACACGGCTTTGATCACGAGACAGATATCCGCGCGATCACCGTCAATCGCTGGCCCCATGGCTACGCCTACTGGCGCATGATGCTCGACGATCCCGAGTGGCCCGAGGGACAGGCACCGCATGAAATCGGGCGGGCTCAATTCGGGCGCATCTCCATCGCCAACTCGGACTCCCACGCGACCCCCTACATGGACGGCGCCATCGAAGCCGGGTGGAGAGCGGTGGCAGAGCAGGCGGCTGCGAAGCCGACCGGGTAGTCGCTCAAGCCGGCGTGTGGTGCGCGTGACCCAGCACTCTGCGTGGGTCAGCTCGTTCAGACCGCTCGTACCTCGGCCAGCCGGCTGATTGCATACTCATCGTCCCAGCACACGGCGGCTTCCCATGCGGCCGACGCTTGCGCAGCGATGTCGTGCGCATCGTCGTCGAGACCGGCGGCGTTATGGGGCAGCACCAGGTCGAGGTCGGGAACGTCGACGTGCGACTCGTCCCAATCGATCAGCGCGACCCGATCCGCGCTGACGCGAACGTTGCCAAGGTTGTTGGAATCGCCGTGGACGACGCACGTCTGGCGTCCAGTGAGTCGCTGCCACGCTGCTCGGCATCGAGCAACGCCCTCAGCCGGCATCGCGCCAAGGTCGATCTTCGTCCCGGTCTCGGCGTGCAGGAGGTCGGTCGACGATCGCCAGCCCGGGCGCTGCGGCCAGTCCTGTGTCAACCGGTGCAACTGGCGGAGCGTGTCCGCCACGCGACGCCAGTCGGCCTCCGTCTCGGGCGGCCCGCCCTCCACCCAGGTCATCACCACCAAACCGTCGAC encodes:
- a CDS encoding phosphotransferase, whose product is MGWEALEQWGDAATRIERLAGGVANDVWSVRVDGHLAVGRLGARSDADLAWETELLQHLDREGLTVPVPIPTTDGRLFVDGLVVMTWVEGGPPETEADWRRVADTLRQLHRLTQDWPQRPGWRSSTDLLHAETGTKIDLGAMPAEGVARCRAAWQRLTGRQTCVVHGDSNNLGNVRVSADRVALIDWDESHVDVPDLDLVLPHNAAGLDDDAHDIAAQASAAWEAAVCWDDEYAISRLAEVRAV